In a genomic window of Streptomyces noursei ATCC 11455:
- a CDS encoding SDR family NAD(P)-dependent oxidoreductase: MGELDGRTALVTGGSRGIGRAVALRLAGEGALVAVHYGGNDAAAAETVALIGEAGGRAFAVQARFGESGAVDSLFEALTAGLADHGADGLDILVNNAGIHSVSSIGQLTEEELERLLAVNVSTPIFVVQRALPLLRDGGRIVNVGSAATRIANPLQIGYTVTKAALAALGPSLANELGRRGITVNTVEPGVVLTDMTAGWTDAPEAMAELESITALGRIGEPGDVADVVAFLAGPRGRWVTGQIIDVSGGTYLGPITGG; the protein is encoded by the coding sequence ACAGGCGGCTCGCGTGGGATCGGGCGCGCGGTCGCCCTGCGGCTCGCCGGCGAGGGGGCGCTGGTCGCGGTCCACTACGGCGGCAACGACGCGGCCGCCGCGGAGACTGTGGCGCTGATCGGCGAGGCCGGGGGCCGGGCGTTCGCGGTGCAGGCCAGGTTCGGCGAGAGCGGTGCGGTGGACTCGTTGTTCGAGGCGCTCACCGCCGGATTGGCGGACCACGGTGCGGACGGCCTGGACATCCTGGTCAACAATGCGGGTATCCACTCGGTCAGTTCGATCGGGCAGCTCACCGAGGAGGAGTTGGAGCGGCTTCTGGCGGTCAACGTGAGCACGCCGATCTTCGTGGTTCAGCGGGCGCTCCCGCTGCTGCGGGACGGCGGACGGATCGTCAACGTGGGCTCGGCGGCCACCCGGATCGCGAACCCTCTCCAGATCGGCTACACCGTCACCAAGGCCGCGCTGGCTGCCCTGGGCCCGTCGCTCGCCAACGAACTGGGCCGACGCGGGATCACGGTGAACACGGTCGAACCCGGGGTGGTACTGACCGACATGACCGCCGGGTGGACCGACGCTCCCGAGGCGATGGCCGAACTCGAGTCGATCACCGCGCTCGGACGGATCGGCGAGCCTGGGGACGTCGCGGATGTGGTGGCCTTCCTGGCGGGTCCCCGGGGACGCTGGGTGACCGGCCAGATCATCGATGTCTCCGGCGGTACCTACCTCGGCCCGATCACGGGCGGGTGA